The genomic DNA gaatgttttgtagtttttagtgttgttgccttggttaaatttattcttaagtattttattatttttgatgctattttaaatggaattgctttcttaatttatttttcaggttgtttattgttagtgtattaaaacacaactgatttctgcctattaattttgtatcctacaactttgctgaattgatttattagttctaagaagttgtgtgtgtgtgtgtgtgtaattttaaggattttctacatataagatcatgttatctacaaagagagataattttacttcctgTTTTCCAATTTCaaggccttttatttatttttcttgccagtTGCTCTGGCTAGGAATTCCAGTACTACGTTAAAGTGGCAAAAGCAGGCATTCTTgtgaggaaaagttttcagtatttcaccTCTGAGTAGATGTTAACTGTGAGTTTTAtttatatggactttattatgttgaggtactttCCTTTACTATGTTGAAGTACTGTTCCTAGATTGTTGAgtgtgtttttaactttttaatcatgaaaaggtgttgaattttgtcaaaaaaaattttttttctgcaccaattgggatgatcatgtggtttttatcctttactctgttaatatgatgtattacattgattgaccCATCCttgaatttcagaaataaatcccacttggtcatggtgtataatcctgttaatatgttgttgaattctgtttggtaattttttttttttttttttttttttttactgctgtggcctctcccgttgcggagcacaggctccggacgcgcaggctcagcgcccatggctcacaggcccagccgctccgcggcatgtagggtcttcctggaccggggcgcgaacccgtgtcccctgcatcggcaggcggactctcaaccactgtgccaccagggaagccctgtttggtaatattttgctgagggtttttgcatcaatatttatAGGAGATACTGGTGTGTAGATTTCTtctcttgtagtgtctttgtctggctttggtgtcaggtTAATTCTGGCCTCATCAAATGAGTTTGAAAACATTCCcgcctctttaattttttgaagtagtttgagaaggattggtgtttcttctttaaatgtttggtagaattcaccagtggagccatctggtcctgggcttttctttgttgggaatcTCGTTACTAGCTATAGTTCTATTCAGGTTTCCTATTTTTTGATGATTCACTTGGTAGGTTGCATgattctaggaatttgtccagtttatccaatttgttggtgtacaaCTGTTCCTAGTgctctcttataatcctttttaattCTATAATATTCACAATAATGtgccctctttcatttctgactttagTTATTTTGAGATTATACGTTTTTGGAAAGAATATACAGAGCTGAAGTGACCTTATTACATCATACCAAGTGGTTCATGATATCCACACATCACTGGTGCTGTTAAACTTTAAGCAGTGCTTCTCTGGCAGGTGTAATTTTTGCCCTCAGGGGACATTTAGCAATGTCCATTTTTGGTTGTTGTAactggtggggcagggggaggattGCTACTGGTATTTAGCGGAGAAAGGCCAGGAATGATACTTAAAATCCTATAAGCAGAAAAAATAGCCCCCATccccagcaaagaattatctggccccaaatgtcaatagtactGAGGTTAAGAAAACTTAGGTTAAAGTAGtttttgccaggtttctccactgtggttactatttttcccttcccATACTCTATTCCTTGGAAGCAAGTCAACAGGTCCAGCCTCTTCtaggagtgggaggtggggattAAACTTCACATCCTGAGGGGGGAAAATctacatatattatttgaaatttttccataaggaagatttgtctcttctgccatatttatttatatcagtatggacccATGTATATTTATTTGGCCTTGGGAACACTTTCACGTTGGCTCCTATGCTCCTTTGACCTGCTCCCAGTGTTTTGTTTCTTGAGTTCTTGCTTACTTTCTGATGCTATAACATGCTCCtggctcatcttgtattttccctgccctagccctagaatcagccatttctcaaaGGAGCACTGGTTCCTTTTATTTGTAGAATGCTATCTACAAACCATGATCTAGGTATGCCTATTGATACTGGAGTATCATTGCCCTGGATCCTCTCAGAGAACAGAGctatgttatatatgtatgtatatgtgagatatatatatatatatatatatatatatgtttactaATCCATGTATACACACATTCTATAACTGTTTCTGGTCTATCCATCTGTGTGGGTGTGTAAGTGTATATTAATGTCTATGACTCTAATGATTCTGGTAGTTTTTGATTTGAACACTGGACATTGTGCATGAAAAGTTATAGTCTCTGGATGAGGTTGTCATTCTCCAGACAGGATTCACCCTCTTCTCTTCTTGTTGGCAGCTAGATTAGGAGTAGATAACTTAATTCACTAAAAGGCTGACCTGACTTGAGATTGCATTTCAGACTTTTTTTAGACTTGGTTCACACATATTTCATTCTTATTCTGAGGGTATATATAGCCTTTTAATGTTTATCCTGAAATTGTGGGGTGTTTATAAGAACACCTCCTACTTGGCATGTCTTGTATTCCCAATTTTTATCCACTATCAAAGTGAGTCTGCTGAATTCCACTTAACCTTCCAGTGTCCTTTGGTTAGATTTCTTGGCCTTTTGCCCTGCCAGTTTGAGAATCAGCAAATAAATGCCTGGGGGAAATCAACTGGCATAAAATGTCAGGTCCAATTCTCTGTGTTTCTCTTCCCATTTTACTCTGTATATTTCACTACTGTTTAAATTTTTACAGTAGGtagtgttatttttttaactcagaaATGACCTAGTGAGCAAGTAGATTTAGAAAACAGGAGGAGAGTGAGGAGTGTAGGATAGCAACCAGTTATTTTATCTGGATGGCAAGGTGTTTAGTAGGGGATTCAGGAGGAAGATATCATGGGTGTGTGTCCACTTCATGAATTTGAGTTTACCTGTAGGACACTAGATAGTAACGTGTAGTAAGCAGTTGGCTCTTAACGTTTATTCTCAGGAAAGATGGCTAACCTTCAGATATAAATTTGatcatcttattttttcttcttcacttttaaaattccctgggcttccctggtggcgcagtggttgagagtccgcctgccgatgcaggggacacgggttcatgccccggtctgggaagatcccacatgccgcggagcggctgggcccgtgagccatggccgctgagcctgcgtgtccggagcctgtgctccacaacgggagaggccacaacagtgagaggcctgcgtaacgcaaaaaaaaaaaaaaaaaaaaaaaaaaaaattccctaagGAACAGACGATAATTGATTGTACGCTTTTTTTCCCTACTCACTTCTCAACCTATCATCATGTCTATGCATTTTAGCTCCTGTACTTCTGGACCTTGTGATTTTATTTCCAGACTTCCCAAATAGTTTTCCTTTCTGCTCCTCCTTTTAATTTTAGACTCTTCTGAAAGCAGGAAGATGATCATGCCATTCCCTGGTTGAGAGATCTTAATGGCTTCTCATTACCTTGAGAATAAAATGCAGAAATATGAAATCTATTCCAACCATACCTAGTACTTCTCTGTTTTACACATAACACTAAACCCCAGAAAGTTGAAGTGTCTGCTTGTTTAGCatcacatttcttatatttttaatttttaaaaaaatttatttatttttgtctgcgttgggtcctcgttactgtgtgtggactttctctagctgtggcgagcggggcctactcttcgctgcgatgtatgggcttctcattgcagtggcttctcgttgtggagcacaggctctaggtgcacgggctctaagcgcacgagcttcagtagttgtgacacaccacaggctcagtagttgtggcttgagagctctagagtgcagcctcagtagctgtggcacatgggcttagttgcttcccagcatgtgggatcttcccggaccagggctcaaacccatgtcccctgcattggcaggcggattcttaaccactgagccaccagggaagccctagcatcaCATTTCttaactgtcttttctccttcattttaatttccacttTATTCTTACTCTTTTAAGTACATGCTTCAGTCATTATTTTCCTAAACACTTAAGCATGAGGGCAGGAATCATTTTTTCTTCAGCAGCACTcagtacagtgcctgacactgaatatttattgaattaatgacTAAGCACCATACTCTACATCACTTCttatattttcttgcttctgtGCCTTTGTTGATTATTCCCTCTGCCTTTATGCCTCTACTCCCATCCTTCAAAACTCAAATCTCAGGAGCTCCAcaaagcttttccttttctttccaatcAGAATTGAACCCTACCTCCTGTGAGCTCTTATAAGCGTCTTGCCTAACTTTATGATTATATTGAGCCATATATTTTCTGTATACATCAGCCTTTATCACTGTACAGTACATGTTTTTTGGGGACAGTATATTCTTCGTGTATACTACAAAACCTAAAAAAATGCCTTGCACATAATAATTTAACAATGtatgttaaattaaaatattaattggaTAATTATGGGGGATAGTCAAAGTAAATGACAGTAGCAGGATTTTAACAAATGGTTAATACCACAAAgacaatttttcttatttttaaaaacgatTTGTTTTTCAGTTGAAAACATTGTGTACACATGGCATATTATCAACATATATGTCAGaaatcaacaaacaaaacaaagtctgATGAAtgttgccattaaaaaaaagatcaataggtctttttatttttagacagAATATGCAATATCAATTAGTCATGTGGGTGTTACTTTAGCTAACATTTTTGTTCAATCTATAGATGACAGACAGGATAAACATAGTAGTAGAGAAATATTCACACTTTAACatatggaattattttttaaaaaattgtttcacaTATTTAGAAACTGTAATTAAATGGTAGTGTTGAAGAAGTAATTCCAAACCACTAAAGTTTATGGATGGGCTACATTATtaagagcaaaataaattcaTGTTTGCTGTGAACACCACAGGAACTTGAAAACTCATGCTCACTAGGAAGACCAAAACTTGGccacccccacaaaaaaaaggatatttcagAAAATGGGGCACTAGAGTTATGCAGTTAATAAGTTTAATTCCAGAATAGCATAGCATGTTCACACAGAGGGAATTTAATAACTAATGTTTGCATAAGGTAGGATTCTCCAGCTTTCAGGAGATAAGTGGTATGCGAATTATCAGAGTGAATGCCAATTAAGATATGGGAAGGGTTTAAATTTCCCCTACATTCGCTAAAATAACTTCTGTGATATGCAATAGGTGATCTGGGCTCACAAAAGGTTTGAGATTATAACACTAATACATTTCCTTCTGATTGCACACAACACCACACTGGTTTTTACAATATCTGATAAGGTTCTGCATTAATTTGGTTAGACATTTCTTATAATGATAAAACTTTCCTCTTGTGCAGTGTTTGAATAAAAGACTAGAGCTTTTCTTACATTACAGCAGatagaatttttttccattgtttctgaCATTCAGTAAAAATTTTTTCACATTGAGGGTTTTTCCAACAACTCACAGGATTCCTCCTCAGAATTTTTCTTTAGTAATGTCTGAGCTCTGAGTTAaactttcattataaaaattgaattaataTGTTTTCTCTCTAGTGTGTGTGGTCTTTTTTAATGTAGCACAAGAGTTGAGCATTGATTAAAACCTTTTTCATAATCATCCATAGCGTTCATAAGATTTTTTTCTGGCAGAGTGTCTCTGGTACTGAATAAAGTTGGTGTATACACTGAAGGTTTTCCCATATTCATCACATTTAGAGTGTCTTCCCCAGAATGGACTTTCTCATGATTAATAAGATCAGAGAGTTGGCTAAAATTTCTGCTGCACTGAACACACCTGTGGGGTTTCTCTCCAATGTGGATTCCCTGGTGTTCAGTAAGATCAGTGCATGCGCTAAAGGCTTTCCCAGACACATCACATTTATATGGATTTTCATTAGTGTGGATTCTTTGATGGTTAATAAGATCAGAGCGTCGACTAAAGCTTTTGCCACATTGATCACATGGATATggtttctccccagtgtggatCCTCTTATGTAGGACAAGAGCTGAGCACTgactgaaagccttcccacattcattacatttataTGGTTTTTCCCCAGTGTGGATCCTCTGGTGCTTGATAAGGTCAGAGTTCTGACTGAAACTTTTGCTGCACTGTGTGCATggatatggtttttctccagtgtgaattctctgatgaagAATAAGGTCAGAACTCTGACTGAAGGCTTTCTCACAACAATCACAATGATAGGGTTTTTCCCCAGAGTGTACTCTCTGATGTTTAGTGAGGTCTGAGCTTTGACTAAAACTTTTATTGCACTGATTACATGCAtacggtttctctccagtgtgtaTTCTCTGATGTTTCACAAGGTCTGAACGACGACTAAAACTTTTAGTACAATCGCTACATggatagggtttctctccagtgtggattctCTGATGCAGAATAAGGTTTGAGCTTTGACTAAAGGTTTTCCCACACTCAtcacattcatagggtttctcacctGTATGAATTCTATGATGTTTAATAAGGTCTGATCTTCGACTAAACATTTTATTGCACTGGTTACATGGGTaaggcttctctccagtgtgaattcgTTGATGATTAACAAGATCTGAAAGTCTACTGAAGGTTTTGCTACACTGATTACATggatagggtttctctccagtgtgaattctctgatgcagAATAAGGACTGAGCTCTGATTaaaagctttcccacattcattacatttatagggtttctctccagtgtggatcCTTCGATGTTTAATAAGGTCTGAGTTCTGACTGAAACTTTTGCTACACTGATTACATGGatatggtttctctccagtgtggattctCTGATGTAGAATAAGATCTGAGCTCTGACTGAAGGCTTTTCCACACACATCACATTTATATGGTTTCTCACCAGTATGGATTCTTTGATGTTTTATAACATCAGAACTCTGACTAAAATGTTTGTTACACTGGTTACATGTATAAGGCTTCTCTCCAGTATGTATTCTTTGATGTTTAACCAGGTCTGAGCGCTGGCTAAAACTTTTACTACAATGACTGCACTGATAGGGTTTTTCTCCTGTATGTATTCTCTGATGTATAATAAGATCAGAGCTCTgactgaaggctttcccacattcatcaCATTTGTAAGGTTTTTCACCAGTGTGGACTCTTTGATGTTTAATAAGGTCTGAGCTCCGACGGAAACTTTTAATACACCAATTACAAGGATAGGGTTTCTCCCCAGTATGGATTCTCTGATGCAGAACCAGGGCTGAGCTCACATTAAAGGCCTTTCCACACTTAtcacattcatagggtttctcccaATGGGTTCTTTGATGCCTAATAAGGCCTGTACTACAAGCAAAGTTTTGCCCACATTCATCACAGTTATATTGTCTTCTTTTGAAGAGGTTCTGATCCTTTTCATTGAATTTATCCCCAAATCCACAGAATTCCCTGCATTCAGAATCCTGGAGAACATCATCTCTGGGGTTACCAGACTCTTCAGTCAATGGTTCAATTTTTGCTGTAATTTCCTCCTCGGAAGCCAGCTCTCCAACCTTGGCCTTAGTCTCACCATCtagaacaataaaatataaatggaatatgtTCTCCATACTGTAAGAAAGTTTCAGGTGAAATATATTAGTATTTTCCtatgaaaatactgaaaattatCTTCTGAGAGGGAAACTAAGAAGAATCAACAAGTAATGGATAATCGTCTATTGAAGTGGCTTATCAGatatgttctgtatatgtctgtcaCAGGAGATCTGGGAATACTGAAACCTAATTACA from Pseudorca crassidens isolate mPseCra1 chromosome 12, mPseCra1.hap1, whole genome shotgun sequence includes the following:
- the LOC137203350 gene encoding zinc finger protein 271 isoform X2, whose translation is MESRAVSTPVPQNSQEQELILVKVEESLSWGQKLKQNGSTRSCQELFRQQFRKFCYQETPGPREALGRLQELCCQWLRPELHTKEQILELLVLEQFLSILPEELQIWVQQHSPKSGEEAVTLLEDLEREFDDPGQQVPASPQGPAVPWTDLTCLGASQGLTNIELQPLKTQLKPWEACLSPRSDCENNGSATKKDISGEKSQRLPQEPSFGGISEHESSSEWQQGSATGEKLRRSPSQGGSFSQVIFTHKSLGNKDHPEPQRRLILNTNSITYQKVPAEERPYRCDVCGHSFKQHSALTQHQRIHTGEKPYKCSQCGKAFSLRSYLIIHQRIHSGEKAYECSECGKAFNQSSALIRHRKIHTGEKACKCNECGKAFSQSSYLIIHQRIHTGEKPYECNECGKTFSQSSKLIRHQRIHTGERPYECNECGKAFRQSSELITHQRIHSGEKPYECSECGKAFSLSSNLIRHQRIHSGEEPYQCNECGKTFKRSSALVQHQRIHSGDEAYICSECGKAFNVSSALVLHQRIHTGEKPYPCNWCIKSFRRSSDLIKHQRVHTGEKPYKCDECGKAFSQSSDLIIHQRIHTGEKPYQCSHCSKSFSQRSDLVKHQRIHTGEKPYTCNQCNKHFSQSSDVIKHQRIHTGEKPYKCDVCGKAFSQSSDLILHQRIHTGEKPYPCNQCSKSFSQNSDLIKHRRIHTGEKPYKCNECGKAFNQSSVLILHQRIHTGEKPYPCNQCSKTFSRLSDLVNHQRIHTGEKPYPCNQCNKMFSRRSDLIKHHRIHTGEKPYECDECGKTFSQSSNLILHQRIHTGEKPYPCSDCTKSFSRRSDLVKHQRIHTGEKPYACNQCNKSFSQSSDLTKHQRVHSGEKPYHCDCCEKAFSQSSDLILHQRIHTGEKPYPCTQCSKSFSQNSDLIKHQRIHTGEKPYKCNECGKAFSQCSALVLHKRIHTGEKPYPCDQCGKSFSRRSDLINHQRIHTNENPYKCDVSGKAFSACTDLTEHQGIHIGEKPHRCVQCSRNFSQLSDLINHEKVHSGEDTLNVMNMGKPSVYTPTLFSTRDTLPEKNLMNAMDDYEKGFNQCSTLVLH
- the LOC137203350 gene encoding zinc finger protein 271 isoform X1 translates to MEIQFNYEAQEHYLLSDGETKAKVGELASEEEITAKIEPLTEESGNPRDDVLQDSECREFCGFGDKFNEKDQNLFKRRQYNCDECGQNFACSTGLIRHQRTHWEKPYECDKCGKAFNVSSALVLHQRIHTGEKPYPCNWCIKSFRRSSDLIKHQRVHTGEKPYKCDECGKAFSQSSDLIIHQRIHTGEKPYQCSHCSKSFSQRSDLVKHQRIHTGEKPYTCNQCNKHFSQSSDVIKHQRIHTGEKPYKCDVCGKAFSQSSDLILHQRIHTGEKPYPCNQCSKSFSQNSDLIKHRRIHTGEKPYKCNECGKAFNQSSVLILHQRIHTGEKPYPCNQCSKTFSRLSDLVNHQRIHTGEKPYPCNQCNKMFSRRSDLIKHHRIHTGEKPYECDECGKTFSQSSNLILHQRIHTGEKPYPCSDCTKSFSRRSDLVKHQRIHTGEKPYACNQCNKSFSQSSDLTKHQRVHSGEKPYHCDCCEKAFSQSSDLILHQRIHTGEKPYPCTQCSKSFSQNSDLIKHQRIHTGEKPYKCNECGKAFSQCSALVLHKRIHTGEKPYPCDQCGKSFSRRSDLINHQRIHTNENPYKCDVSGKAFSACTDLTEHQGIHIGEKPHRCVQCSRNFSQLSDLINHEKVHSGEDTLNVMNMGKPSVYTPTLFSTRDTLPEKNLMNAMDDYEKGFNQCSTLVLH